The Synechocystis sp. PCC 6714 genome includes the window CAACAGGTGGTAGATCAAGTGGAAAAAGCATTGGAAAAATTGCCTGGCCCCTATTTTTTACCGGAATTTAGCACTGCTGATATCGTTTTTATTCCCTACGTGGAGCGCATGCATGCCAGCTTGTTTTATTACAAAGGCTATTCCCTGCGGGAGCGGAATCCCCGCTTAAAAGATTGGTTTGCGGCGCTGGAAACCCGGATGACCTATAGAGGCACCCAGAGCGATTTCCATACCCATGCCCACGATTTACCACCCCAAATGGGGGGATGTTATTCCAATGGCAGTGATCAGGCCAAACGGAATCAACAGCGGGTGGACAATGGCCCTTGGTTTGGTTTACCCGATGCCACCTATCCCGAACCACAAAATGTTAAGCAGGAGGCGATCGCCAGGGTGATGAAACATCGCGCAAATATTATCAAGGTCAATGGCCATGACCAGGGGGAAAGTTTTGACCAAGCCCTGCGCTGTGGGTTGACTCTGTTAGCTACGGGGGAAGTATGTACGCCTCCCCAGGGTACAGACCAGGCTTTGCGTTATCTGCGGGATCGCATTAATGTGCCCAGGGATATGTCCATTTACGCGGCCAGGCATCTCCGGCAAGCATTGGAAACCACCGCTGGTTTGGTGGGGCATAGCCAAGGAGAACCCATTCCAGTGCGCCATCGTCGGGATCAGGACCCAGCTAATTTTCGCTGATCCACCGTCGGTTTTGGGGCCCGTTCCAGGGCGGCGATCGCCCCTTGGCAGTCTTGGAATATTTCCAGAGAAGCCTGTTGCTGGCCAAAACAGAGTTCCTGGTGAATGGTGAAAAGGGTGTTATAGGCGGCTGCCTGGGGTAATTGCTCCGTCAGGCGCTGATATTCCCGGTCGGTGCGGGAGGGAGTTTGTTCCGCCACCTGTTGATCCTGCAACATTTGCAACATCGCCAAATATAAATAGCGGCAGGCTTGGTAATAATCTCCCTGGCGGGCCGCTTGTTGGGCCGCTTTGATCCAATGGTTAACTCCGGGATTCGGGGGCGAAAAATGGGGACTTAGATCAACTTTGCTCAAATTATGCCAATATCTCTGCCAAGTTTTGCGATTAAACCAAATAGCGGCGATCGCCAGGGCAATGCCTAGCCATAGCAGGCCATGGAAAATCAATGCTTCCCACCACTCCCAGTTAGGAACGTCCAGCCTCGGTATGGGCGGCACCCCCTGCCAGAGGCGATCGGTCTGCCAAGTCAACCATTCCCGTCCATTTTGGGTTAACTGTTGCAGTTCCCAGGCAAGGTTACTTTTTTGATAGGTGGCGGCCATGGCAATGATTCCAACAATGGGGGAGAAAAGCCTTAACCAATGGGATTGCGGACCTTAATGAGGTCAATGGCCCTGGTTACGCTTTCGGGGAAAACCACCACCAGACCTTTTTCTTCCACCTGGTCCAATGCCTTATTCAAAGCTATGGTTTCGTCCAAAATTACTTCGTAGGAGGCTCCGGGATTTTCCTGCAAAATACCTTTGACAATCAAATCCGCCGTTTCTCCCTCGCTCCGGCCCCGCTTATCATCGTCTTCCTTGACAATGATTCGGTCAAATACCTGGGCCGCAATTTGCCCCAACTCAATCAAATCACTATCCCGGCGATCGCCAGGGCCCCCCACTACGCCAAACCTTTGCCCCTGCCAATTTTTAACAAAATCTCCCACCGCTCGATAACCGGCCGGATTGTGGGCGTAGTCCACTAGGGCATGGTGCTGCCCCAAATTAAACAAATTCATTCTTCCGGGAGTCTGTTCTGCTGATGTGGTAAAAGTCCTTACTCCTTGGCGGATAACCTCCACATCCAAACCATTAACAAAGGCAGCAAGACAAGCGGCCAAAGCATTGGCAATCATAAAGGGTGCCATGCCCCCCATGGTCATGGGAATTAACTTGGCCTGCTCCACCCGCAGAGTCCAGGAACCCTCCAAAATTGACAGGTAGCCGGATTCATACACCGCCGCAATGCCATTCCGCCGTACATGGGCTTGGATAATGGGATTATCGGGGTTCATAGAAAAATAAGCCACCTTTGCCTTCACCTTATCGGCCATGGCCGCCACTAGGGGATCGTCCGCATTGAGCACTGCGTAACCGCTGGGATCCACCACTTC containing:
- a CDS encoding glutathione S-transferase family protein, with protein sequence MTTPLSWQALAEFADDQIDTINGPTNAQATLRLFGQPEDAVRVTLYRDNHAWCPYCQKVWLWLEEKQIPYQIKKVTMFCYGEKEAWYKKLVPSGMLPALELDGRFYTESDDILIALEKAFGPLLWAMEDPLVLPLRKLERLLFRAWCNWLCYPAMFPGTDQRNQQQFQQVVDQVEKALEKLPGPYFLPEFSTADIVFIPYVERMHASLFYYKGYSLRERNPRLKDWFAALETRMTYRGTQSDFHTHAHDLPPQMGGCYSNGSDQAKRNQQRVDNGPWFGLPDATYPEPQNVKQEAIARVMKHRANIIKVNGHDQGESFDQALRCGLTLLATGEVCTPPQGTDQALRYLRDRINVPRDMSIYAARHLRQALETTAGLVGHSQGEPIPVRHRRDQDPANFR
- a CDS encoding DUF4129 domain-containing protein → MAATYQKSNLAWELQQLTQNGREWLTWQTDRLWQGVPPIPRLDVPNWEWWEALIFHGLLWLGIALAIAAIWFNRKTWQRYWHNLSKVDLSPHFSPPNPGVNHWIKAAQQAARQGDYYQACRYLYLAMLQMLQDQQVAEQTPSRTDREYQRLTEQLPQAAAYNTLFTIHQELCFGQQQASLEIFQDCQGAIAALERAPKPTVDQRKLAGS